One Lebetimonas natsushimae DNA segment encodes these proteins:
- the fliW gene encoding flagellar assembly protein FliW encodes MKFLVKKPIPGFENISEVELQKIDDTFAILKDTDGNVLFTLVNPFILRNDYDFEVPADIKVLLDLNENSDIEVYSNVVMKEPITEAIVNFKAPFIFNKSNNTMAQVILENEGYLKIGDFVKE; translated from the coding sequence ATGAAATTTTTAGTAAAAAAGCCAATTCCTGGATTTGAAAATATAAGTGAAGTTGAACTTCAAAAAATAGATGATACTTTTGCAATTTTAAAAGATACTGATGGTAATGTTTTGTTTACTTTGGTAAATCCGTTTATATTGCGCAATGATTATGATTTTGAAGTTCCCGCTGATATAAAGGTGTTACTTGATTTAAATGAAAATTCTGACATTGAAGTGTATTCAAACGTTGTTATGAAAGAGCCAATTACTGAAGCAATTGTCAATTTTAAAGCCCCTTTTATTTTTAATAAATCAAATAACACTATGGCTCAAGTTATTTTAGAAAATGAGGGTTACTTAAAAATAGGAGATTTTGTAAAAGAATAG
- a CDS encoding ATP-dependent helicase — protein sequence MPLSKLNEEQYAAATAELGHNLVIASAGTGKTSTIVGRIAYLLQNGIKPEQILLLTFTNKAANEMVERLSRFIPTAKEIEAGTFHAVSYRWLRKLNKNIVLKTPKDMKILFRSIYSKRDFNRILGEEKPYSANYLFELYSLFLNSNEKSLESFLEKKAPNQLEYVLVYESIFEEFEEVKKEHNLVDFDSLLIRMINKLKNGIDNPFVEVLVDEYQDTNPLQNEFIENVKKHLFCVGDYDQSIYAFNGADINIISTFDKRYKNSRVFTLKKNYRSYGEILAIANKVIANNPRIYPKSLEVTRGYSGEFPKVLIYNDTFEEYRDLANRIYTSTTPRDEIAVLFRNNSSADTIEAMLREKGIECKRKGGTSFFESREIKITLDILYFILNPKDIMSFVHIVEYAKGIGNSIATDLFEALMILGDGDVINGFLKPNLEKKVFVNKKTSYQLGLFDDFKELGSISRFKNLGFEDKFLENPILKHPKLSVEGAEFLYNFYLLLKRINILKNPHSIFNEVINSKVFEHITSNLAKERSRNKNGKIDMNLYEEKKEAIKRKVAILGNLLKNYSSLEKFINALVLGSSEMSEGKGVNLLTVHASKGLEFKEVYIVDLMEKRFPNIKLSKPAGGIEEERRLFYVAVTRAKDKLFFMLAKRDRIKNIEYEPSRFLIEAGYNINS from the coding sequence TTGCCTTTAAGTAAATTAAATGAAGAACAGTATGCGGCTGCTACTGCCGAGCTTGGACATAATTTGGTAATTGCAAGTGCCGGGACCGGAAAAACTTCTACAATTGTAGGTAGAATTGCATATTTGCTTCAAAACGGAATAAAACCTGAACAAATTCTGCTTCTGACTTTTACTAACAAAGCTGCTAATGAAATGGTTGAGAGACTTTCACGTTTTATCCCCACTGCAAAAGAGATAGAAGCCGGAACGTTTCATGCAGTAAGTTACAGATGGCTTAGAAAATTAAATAAAAATATTGTTTTAAAGACTCCAAAAGATATGAAAATATTGTTTCGTTCTATTTATTCAAAAAGGGATTTTAACAGAATTTTAGGAGAAGAAAAGCCGTATTCTGCCAATTATCTATTTGAACTTTATTCTCTTTTTTTAAATTCCAATGAAAAAAGTCTTGAGAGTTTTTTAGAAAAAAAGGCTCCAAATCAGTTAGAATATGTTTTAGTATATGAAAGTATTTTTGAAGAATTTGAAGAAGTTAAAAAAGAGCATAATCTGGTAGATTTTGATTCTCTTCTTATTAGAATGATAAATAAATTAAAAAACGGAATTGATAATCCTTTTGTTGAAGTTTTGGTGGATGAATATCAGGATACCAATCCCCTGCAGAATGAATTTATTGAAAACGTTAAAAAACATCTTTTCTGTGTGGGGGATTATGACCAAAGTATTTATGCGTTTAACGGGGCAGATATCAATATTATTTCCACATTTGATAAAAGATATAAGAATTCAAGAGTTTTTACATTAAAGAAAAATTATAGGAGCTATGGGGAGATTTTAGCTATCGCAAATAAAGTGATTGCGAACAATCCAAGAATATATCCTAAAAGTCTTGAAGTAACAAGAGGGTATTCAGGGGAGTTTCCTAAAGTTTTGATTTATAATGATACATTTGAAGAATATAGAGACCTTGCAAACAGAATTTATACTTCAACCACTCCAAGAGATGAAATTGCTGTATTATTCAGAAATAATTCTTCAGCTGATACTATTGAGGCAATGCTCAGGGAAAAAGGGATTGAATGCAAAAGAAAAGGCGGAACAAGTTTTTTTGAAAGCAGGGAAATTAAAATAACGCTTGATATATTATATTTTATTTTAAATCCAAAGGATATTATGTCTTTTGTCCATATAGTTGAATATGCAAAAGGTATAGGTAATTCAATTGCCACTGATTTGTTTGAGGCATTGATGATTTTGGGTGATGGTGATGTAATAAACGGGTTTTTAAAGCCAAATCTTGAAAAAAAAGTTTTTGTAAATAAAAAAACATCATATCAATTAGGGCTTTTTGATGATTTTAAGGAACTTGGCAGTATCAGCAGATTTAAAAATCTGGGATTTGAAGATAAATTTTTGGAAAATCCTATTTTAAAACATCCAAAATTAAGCGTGGAAGGGGCGGAATTTTTGTATAATTTTTATTTGTTACTAAAAAGGATTAATATTCTTAAAAATCCGCATTCTATTTTTAATGAGGTTATTAATTCTAAAGTATTTGAACATATTACCTCTAATCTTGCAAAAGAACGTTCCCGTAATAAAAACGGAAAAATTGATATGAATCTGTATGAGGAAAAAAAAGAGGCAATTAAAAGAAAGGTTGCAATTTTAGGAAATTTGCTGAAAAATTATTCGTCTTTAGAGAAATTTATAAATGCATTAGTATTGGGCAGTTCTGAAATGAGTGAAGGAAAAGGCGTTAATCTGCTTACGGTTCATGCCAGTAAAGGACTTGAATTTAAAGAGGTTTACATTGTGGATTTGATGGAAAAAAGATTTCCAAATATTAAACTCTCAAAACCGGCTGGAGGGATTGAGGAAGAGAGGCGTCTTTTTTATGTAGCTGTAACACGTGCAAAGGATAAATTGTTTTTTATGCTGGCAAAAAGGGACAGAATTAAAAATATAGAATACGAACCAAGCAGATTTTTAATTGAAGCTGGATACAATATAAATTCATAA
- a CDS encoding MFS transporter: MNNYKENNIKNILHGFFLAVAMSVAEPSTILPLIIHHFSESVILVGIFTSLLRGGAIIVQLFAAFYAQSFKLVMPFMKKVFLARFLSWFLIGMVILIIGDKNPKLTLILFGILLFIFSFSAGFGAVYFSEIIAKIFNKTQRGKSMANRQFFSAIGAIISGGIAGWVLNTFPPPQSYGYLFIASAFLFGIGVLAFSSIKEPVKENVRVKEENFFKFLKNAFLFLKTDKALQIQIFTIFFSYSVLFALPFVILKANKTIHLTGWIVGSFVTVQMIGALFGNLFWKKLAPYYKKIILLSYFFVIIAFIIALFAKDVASYALIFFLIGFGMDGFKISGMNLLFEIASEDKRPIYVAVQNTITSIGLFFAIPGGIILKHFGYNVLYIFTVCMLLTGLFFATRLKAE; encoded by the coding sequence ATGAATAATTATAAAGAAAACAATATAAAAAATATACTGCACGGATTCTTTTTGGCAGTGGCTATGAGCGTTGCAGAACCCTCTACGATTTTACCTTTAATTATTCATCATTTTAGTGAGAGTGTAATACTTGTGGGTATTTTTACATCACTTTTAAGAGGAGGGGCGATAATTGTACAGCTGTTTGCCGCTTTTTATGCTCAAAGTTTCAAACTTGTAATGCCTTTTATGAAAAAAGTGTTTTTAGCAAGATTTTTAAGCTGGTTTTTAATAGGTATGGTAATTTTAATTATAGGTGATAAAAATCCTAAATTAACTCTTATTTTATTTGGAATACTTCTTTTTATATTTTCTTTTTCAGCAGGGTTTGGTGCCGTATATTTCAGTGAAATAATTGCAAAAATATTTAATAAAACCCAGCGTGGTAAATCAATGGCTAACAGGCAGTTTTTTTCCGCCATAGGTGCGATAATCAGCGGAGGGATTGCCGGATGGGTGCTTAACACATTTCCACCTCCTCAGAGTTACGGATATTTATTTATAGCCAGTGCTTTTTTGTTTGGTATAGGTGTTCTTGCTTTTTCATCTATAAAAGAGCCTGTTAAAGAAAATGTAAGGGTTAAAGAAGAGAATTTTTTTAAATTTTTAAAAAATGCATTTTTGTTTTTAAAAACCGATAAGGCTTTGCAGATTCAGATATTCACAATATTTTTTAGTTATTCTGTTTTATTTGCTTTGCCTTTTGTTATTTTAAAAGCTAATAAAACAATACATTTGACAGGTTGGATTGTGGGTAGTTTTGTGACAGTTCAGATGATTGGGGCTCTTTTTGGAAATCTTTTTTGGAAAAAATTGGCACCTTATTATAAAAAAATTATTTTGTTGTCTTATTTTTTTGTAATAATTGCTTTTATTATTGCATTATTTGCAAAAGATGTAGCAAGTTATGCACTGATTTTCTTTTTAATCGGTTTTGGAATGGACGGATTTAAAATTAGCGGTATGAATCTTTTATTTGAAATAGCAAGTGAAGATAAAAGGCCTATTTATGTGGCAGTTCAAAACACCATTACTTCAATAGGTTTGTTTTTTGCAATTCCCGGGGGAATTATTTTAAAACACTTTGGTTATAATGTTTTATATATTTTTACAGTTTGTATGCTCTTAACAGGTTTATTTTTTGCAACTAGATTAAAAGCTGAATGA
- a CDS encoding NifB/NifX family molybdenum-iron cluster-binding protein, whose protein sequence is MIIAFPTSNEKTVCEYIPFCKYFLIIDTEKNEKKLINNPMFEKVKKEHIKKRECGENALHTGEIIPQFLKNLNVDILIAKKLGEGMLDNLEIKEIKYKYTDKNSIEEIIQLLI, encoded by the coding sequence ATGATCATTGCATTTCCTACATCCAATGAAAAAACCGTTTGCGAATATATCCCTTTTTGCAAATATTTTTTAATTATCGATACAGAAAAAAATGAAAAAAAACTTATAAACAATCCAATGTTTGAAAAAGTTAAAAAAGAACATATTAAAAAACGGGAATGTGGTGAAAACGCTCTACACACTGGAGAAATAATCCCTCAATTTTTAAAAAATTTAAATGTGGATATATTAATAGCAAAAAAACTTGGGGAGGGAATGTTGGATAATCTTGAAATAAAAGAGATCAAATACAAATATACTGATAAAAACAGTATCGAAGAAATCATTCAGCTTTTAATCTAG
- a CDS encoding SIR2 family NAD-dependent protein deacylase: MQDITKAKELIESSDFIVAFTGAGISVESGIPPFRGPNGLWSKYDPKILDMDFFLKHPNISWKYIKEIFYDYMYDAKPNIAHYCLAELEKKGKLKGIITQNIDNLHQEAGSKNVIEFHGTTKKLECINCKSKFNSDTISLEKLPPLCPKCGSVLKPDFVFFGEPIPNVAFEKSIELATNCDLMIVIGTTGEIMPASQIPYIAKENRAKIIEINPNPSNYTNTITDIYLPLKATEACQKLKNL; encoded by the coding sequence ATGCAAGATATAACCAAAGCAAAAGAATTAATTGAATCTTCAGACTTTATTGTTGCATTTACCGGTGCCGGTATTTCAGTGGAAAGCGGAATCCCTCCATTTAGGGGGCCAAACGGATTATGGTCAAAATATGATCCTAAAATCTTGGATATGGATTTTTTTCTGAAACATCCAAATATCAGCTGGAAATATATAAAAGAAATCTTTTACGACTATATGTATGATGCTAAACCGAATATTGCACATTATTGCCTGGCTGAACTTGAAAAAAAAGGAAAATTAAAAGGAATAATTACACAAAATATCGACAATTTACACCAGGAGGCAGGAAGCAAAAATGTAATTGAATTTCACGGAACTACCAAAAAACTTGAATGTATAAACTGTAAAAGCAAATTCAATTCAGACACAATTTCTCTTGAAAAACTGCCGCCTTTGTGTCCTAAATGCGGAAGTGTTTTAAAACCGGATTTTGTATTTTTCGGTGAGCCTATTCCAAACGTTGCTTTTGAAAAATCCATAGAACTCGCAACAAACTGCGACTTGATGATTGTTATAGGAACAACTGGAGAAATAATGCCTGCAAGTCAGATTCCATATATTGCAAAAGAAAACAGGGCAAAAATTATTGAAATAAATCCGAATCCGTCCAATTACACCAATACAATTACCGATATTTATTTACCCTTAAAAGCAACTGAGGCTTGCCAAAAATTAAAAAATTTATAA